Proteins encoded within one genomic window of Setaria italica strain Yugu1 chromosome IV, Setaria_italica_v2.0, whole genome shotgun sequence:
- the LOC101764175 gene encoding cyclin-dependent kinase F-4, translating into MERYTIIKEVGDGTFGSVWRAINKESGEVVAIKKMKKKYYSWEECINLREVKSLRRMNHPNIVKLKEVIRENDMLFFVFEYMECNLYQLMKNRGKAFSETEVRNWCFQIFQALSHMHQRGYFHRDLKPENLLVTKDLIKIADFGLAREISSEPPYTEYVSTRWYRAPEVLLQATVYNAAVDMWAMGAIIAELFSLRPLFPGSSEADELYKICGILGTPNQRTWPEGLQLAASIGFQFPQCESVHLSEVIPSASEDAINLISWLCSWDPRRRPTAVEVLQHPFFQPCFYVPPSLRFKSTGYASTPPSVGAKGAVDQKNGRRYSMGTVPNGRPTVNYSYLSNNAPVRAAGVQRKLELDHQPQEANHKVTKANAMNQSWSRSAAVRSNGNYLAKDQSSRASDLAEKLSQLSMGPNRVSGLGPERFTDLKPRTHGSAIKRPLPVGSRAWHGPADPFRRPYEMPGDRTLLPRKLVS; encoded by the exons atggagag GTATACGATTATCAAGGAAGTTGGTGATGGAACATTTGGGAGTGTTTGGCGCGCAAtcaataaagaaagtggtgaaGTG GTTGCGATcaagaaaatgaagaaaaaatatTATTCTTGGGAAGAGTGCATAAACCTCCGTGAAGTGAAG TCCCTGCGGAGGATGAACCATCCAAACATTGTGAAGCTCAAGGAAGTCATACGAGAGAACGATATGCTGTTCTTTGTTTTTGAGTACATG GAATGCAATCTCTATCAGCTGATGAAGAACAGAGGGAAGGCCTTCTCGGAGACTGAAGTCCGAAATTGGTGCTTTCAAATATTTCAAGCTCTGAGTCACATGCACCAACGTGGATATTTTCACCGTGACCTTAAGCCTG AAAATTTGCTGGTTACAAAGGACCTCATCAAGATAGCAGATTTTGGGCTTGCTCGTGAGATTTCTTCTGAACCTCCGTATACAGAATACGTGTCGACTCGTTG GTATCGTGCCCCTGAGGTTCTTCTTCAAGCTACTGTTTATAATGCAGCAGTTG ACATGTGGGCAATGGGTGCCATAATTGCAGAGCTTTTTTCGTTACGACCTCTTTTTCCTGGCTCAAG TGAAGCAGATGAACTTTACAAAATCTGTGGCATTCTTGGCACTCCAAATCAGCGTACTTGGCCAGAAGGTCTGCAGCTTGCAGCATCTATCGGTTTTCAGTTTCCTCAG TGTGAAAGCGTTCATCTTTCAGAAGTGATTCCCTCAGCAAGTGAAGATGCAATCAACCTTATCTCG TGGCTTTGCTCATGGGATCCTCGTAGAAGGCCAACAGCAGTGGAGGTTTTGCAGCATCCCTTCTTCCAG CCATGCTTCTATGTCCCTCCTTCACTTCGCTTCAAATCAACTGGATATGCATCAACACCACCATCAG TTGGGGCTAAAGGAGCTGTGGATCAGAAGAATGGTAGGAGATACTCCATGGGTACTGTACCCAATGGGAGGCCAACAGTTAATTACTCATACCTGAGCAATAACGCTCCAGTAAGAGCAG CTGGTGTGCAAAGGAAATTGGAGTTGGATCATCAG CCGCAGGAGGCTAACCATAAAGTGACAAAGGCGAACGCGATGAATCAGTCTTGGTCCAGATCAGCAGCAGTAAGGAGCAACG GCAATTACCTTGCGAAGGACCAGAGCTCCCGTGCATCTGACCTCGCTGAGAAGCTATCTCAGCTGTCAATGGGCCCCAACAGGGTGTCTGGTCTGGGTCCCGAGAGGTTCACAGACCTGAAGCCTAGAACCCACGGCAGCGCCATCAAGCGCCCCTTGCCCGTGGGATCCAGGGCGTGGCACGGCCCGGCAGACCCCTTCCGGCGCCCATACGAGATGCCAGGTGATAGAACTCTCCTTCCGAGGAAGCTCGTGAGCTGA
- the LOC101763782 gene encoding 40S ribosomal protein S15a-5, producing MGRRILNDALRTMVNADRRGKATALLQPISGVMVSFLNIMKHRGYIKNFEVVDPHRVGKINVELHGRIKDCKALTYRQDLRAKEIEQYRVRMLPTRQWGYVVITTPNGVLDHEEAIRQNVGGQVLGYFH from the exons ATGGGGCGGCGGATCCTGAACGACGCGCTGCGCACGATGGTCAACGCGGACCGCCGGGGGAAGGCGACGGCGCTCCTCCAGCCCATCTCCGGCGTCATGGTCTCCTTCCTCAACATCATGAAGCACCGAG GGTATATCAAAAACTTTGAGGTCGTTGATCCGCATAGAGTTGGGAAAATTAATGTGGAGCTTCATGGACGTATCAAAGATTGCAAAGCTCTTACTTACAGGCAAGACCTCAGAGCTAAGGAAATAGAACAGTACAGAGTTCGGATGCTCCCAACACGTCAG TGGGGCTATGTTGTGATTACTACTCCAAATGGTGTTTTGGATCACGAGGAAGCAATCAGGCAGAACGTGGGTGGGCAGGTCCTTGGTTATTTCCATTGA
- the LOC101762967 gene encoding uncharacterized protein LOC101762967, which translates to MQMEGRGLSDLFRNTSEEIFLKAMMENSMGVAAAPSMEMLGFRNMSQSFREDSEELFNSWLTNGEIPGFGSVNNRPRQPSRLSSEAAGLPNQQHDVTQQNFLTDNFVQQSSAIPSVEYPNNHNQQSLKNAAEKGMQASDLLLAKAWFHSTQPMTRSRSSELRRRYAAMQTHVTPITAGCVEPTIQLKQDFTNITNSTPVSNTPVQTPKFVSPSSSSTSPLDHMVAQDAVTSVVSMLKDTLERKKLGSHANKDASVGNSFGFYDPQQFQQNILGGTDIFSLVTTAQVQDSPMLPKAERPMEPNSGNFVAPANQVWFGAASREPSHSGSSTAMTAHSAGFEVCDELPPMGQAMSVCESTRKNAANGTTDCRSKGKEYRERVLKDNVKDDKKKGALTRMGSISSEKAADNGDPTKKRRVERSRKMAEAKERSSTPVIPSDMQAVLKRCETLEKEVRSLKLNLSFMNRKDSEQTKQIEELQKQNEELTEEKERLLEEIERIVSDSNT; encoded by the exons ATGCAGATGGAGGGCAGGGGCCTGTCTGACTTGTTCAGGAACACCAGCGAGGAGATCTTCCTCAAGGCGATGATGGAGAACTCTATGGGTGTGGCGGCAGCGCCAAGTATGGAGATGTTGGGGTTCAGGAACATGTCACAAAGTTTCAGAGAAGACAGCGAGGAGTTGTTCAACAGCTGGCTTACCAATGGAGAG ATCCCAGGATTTGGTTCAGTTAACAATCGCCCTCGACAGCCCTCTAG GTTGTCATCAGAAGCTGCAGGCCTTCCAAATCAACAGCATGACGTTACCCAACAAAATTTTCTCACTGACAACTTTGTTCAACAGAGTTCAGCAATTCCTTCTGTTGAATATCCAAATAATCACAACCAGCAATCACTCAA GAATGCTGCCGAGAAAGGAATGCAGGCTAGTGACCTACTTCTGGCAAAG GCCTGGTTCCATAGCACTCAACCAATGACTAGAAGCCGTTCTTCAGAACTAAG GAGGAGATATGCTGCAATGCAAACTCATGTGACACCAATAACTGCAGGATGTGTTGAACCAACTATCCAATTAAAACAAGATTTTACAAACATAACAAACAGTACTCCGGTGAGCAACACACCTGTTCAGACTCCAAAATTTGTATCTCCTTCAAGTTCATCAACATCCCCTCTGGATCATATGGTGGCACAAGATGCTGTTACCTCAGTGGTGAGTATGCTCAAGGACACGCTGGAGCGCAAGAAGCTTGGTAGCCATGCTAACAAAGATGCCTCAGTAGGCAATTCTTTTGGATTCTATGACCCTCAGCAGTTTCAACAAAACATTCTTGGAGGAACAGATATATTTTCCCTAGTGACAACTGCACAAGTTCAGGATTCCCCAATGCTTCCCAAAGCTGAGAGGCCCATGGAACCAAATAGTGGTAACTTCGTTGCTCCTGCAAACCAGGTTTGGTTCGGTGCAGCATCTCGAGAGCCTTCGCACAGCGGCTCATCTACTGCTATGACTGCTCATTCAGCTGGATTTGAAGTGTGTGATGAGCTACCTCCTATGGGGCAAGCAATGTCTGTTTGTGAGAGCACTAGAAAAAATGCTGCAAATGGAACAACTGACTGCAGATCAAAAGGCAAAG AATACAGGGAGAGGGTACTAAAGGATAATGTGAAAGATGACAAAAAG AAAGGGGCATTAACTCGAATGGGATCCATTTCATCAGAAAAAGCAG CTGATAATGGAGATCCTACGAAGAAGCGCAGGGTTGAGCGCTCACGCAA AATGGCAGAAGCAAAGGAAAGAAGTTCCACACCAGTAATTCCATCCGACATGCAAGCCGTACTTAAGCGTTGCGAAACCCTAGAGAAGGAAGTCCGATCACTGAAGCTTAACCTATCCTTCATGAACAG GAAAGATTCAGAACAGACCAAACAGATCGAGGAGCTTCAGAAGCAAAACGAGGAGTTGACCGAAGAGAAGGAGCGGCTACTAGAGGAGATCGAAAGAATCGTCTCTGACTCCAACACATGA
- the LOC101763373 gene encoding histone deacetylase HDT2 translates to MVVALGPGRFYGSSLPRPRFFPGDRVDPPVSVTDPLLAWAQEAHWSMGGLGVKRLHLQGRIEGSIDKLRRRARRDARAKARAAGHKPASLAALGSDDDASDGDSDEEAAAVQERILKREVVDDDEDSDGSDQSEEEEEEEGDDEPLANIATAAKKKRARKLSDEFDRIAAQQQLEKKQKAVAAAPARTSPRRQASAPAAKAPARASPRRKAAASAPVAGARRTSPRNKH, encoded by the coding sequence ATGGTGGTGGCGCTGGGACCCGGCCGGTTCTACGGCAGCAGCCTCCCGCGACCGCGCTTCTTCCCCGGCGACCGCGTCGACCCGCCGGTGTCCGTCACCGACCCGCTCCTCGCCTGGGCGCAGGAGGCGCACTGGTCCATGGGCGGCCTCGGCGTCAAGCGCCTCCACCTCCAGGGCCGGATCGAGGGGTCCATCGacaagctccgccgccgcgcgcgccgggaTGCCAGGGCCaaggcccgcgccgccggccacaaGCCCGCGTCGCTCGCGGCCCTCGgctccgacgacgacgccagcgacggcgactccgacgaggaggcggcggcggtccaGGAGCGGATCCTGAAGCGGGAGGtcgtggacgacgacgaggactcTGACGGGTCCGACCAgtcggaggaagaggaggaggaggagggcgacgaCGAGCCCCTCGCGAACATCGCTACGGCTGCCAAGAAGAAGCGCGCCAGAAAGCTCAGCGACGAGTTCGACCGCAtcgccgcgcagcagcagctggagaagaagcagaaggccgtggccgcggcgccggcgaggacgtCCCCGAGGAGGCAGGCTTCCGCGCCAGCGGCAaaggcgccggcgagggcgtcGCCAAGGAGGAAGGCTGCCGCGTCCGCACCGGTGGCTGGGGCAAGGAGGACCTCGCCGAGGAACAAGCACTGA